The following proteins are encoded in a genomic region of Ovis canadensis isolate MfBH-ARS-UI-01 breed Bighorn chromosome 16, ARS-UI_OviCan_v2, whole genome shotgun sequence:
- the DHX29 gene encoding ATP-dependent RNA helicase DHX29 isoform X2, with the protein MALQAFSFKTKDIEDAMTNTLLHGGDLHSALDWLCLNLSDDALPEGFSQEFEEQQPKSRPKFQYPQTQATISPPLQPKTKKQEEDPKIMPKKDGKNLEVNMKEWILRYAEQQNEEKSEASKSLEEEKFDPNERYLHLAAKLLDAKEQAATFKLEKNKQGQKETQEKIRKFQREMETLQDHPVFNPAIKISHQQNERKKPPVVTEGESALNFNLFEKSTAAPEEEREKKKEPHDVRNFDYTARSWTGKSPKQFLIDWVRKNLPKSPNPSFEKVAVGRYWKCRVRVIKSEDDVLVVCPTILTEDGMQAQHLGATLALYRLVKGQSVHQLLPPTYRDVWLEWSDAEKKKEELNKMETNKPRDLFIAKLLNKLKQQQQQQQQHSENKRENSEDPEESWENLVSDEDFSALSLESEKVEDLEPVRNLFRKLQSTPKYQRLLKERQQLPVFKHRSSIVETLKRHRVVVVAGETGSGKSTQVPHFLLEDLLLNEWGATKCNIVCTQPRRISAVSLATRVCDELGCENGPGGKNSLCGYQIRMESRASESTRLLYCTTGVLLRKLQEDGLLTNVSHVIVDEVHERSVQSDFLLIILKEILQKRSDLHLILMSATVDSEKFSTYFTHCPILRISGRSYPVEVFHLEDIIEETGFVLEKDSEYCQKFLEEEEEITINVTTKAGGIKKYQEYIPVQTGTSADLNPFYQKYSSRTQHAILYMNPHKINLDLILELLIYLDRSPQFKNVEGAVLIFLPGLAHIQQLYDLLSTDRRFFSERYKVIALHSILSTQDQAAAFTLPPQGVRKIVLATNIAETGITIPDVVFVIDTGRTKENKYHESSQMSSLVETFVSKASALQRQGRAGRVRDGFCFRMYTRERFEGFMDYSVPEILRVPLEELCLHIMKCNLGSPEDFLSKALDPPQLQVISNAMNLLRKIGACELNEPKLTPLGQHLAALPVNVKIGKMLIFGAIFGCLDPVATLAAVMTEKSPFTTPIGRKDEADLAKSALAMADSDHLTIYNAYLGWKKARQEGGYRSEIAYCRKNFLNRTSLLTLEDVKQELIKLVKAAGFLSSTTSNSFEGNRATQTLSFQEIALLKAVLTAGLYDNVGKIIYTKSVDITEKLACIVETAQGKAQVHPSSVNRDLQIYGWLLYQEKIRYARVYLRETTLITPFPVLLFGGDIEVQHRERLISVDGWIYFQAPVKIAVIFKQLRVLIDSVLRKKLENPKMSLENDKILQIITELIKTENNN; encoded by the exons ATGGCTTTACaagcattttcatttaaaactaaGGACATTGAAGATGCCATGACTAACACACTCTTACATGGCGGTGATCTTCATTCTGCCTTGGATTGGCTCTGTTTAAACCTTTCAGATG ATGCACTTCCTGAAGGATTCAGCCAGGAATTTGAAGAGCAACAACCTAAAAGTAGGCCAAAATTTCAGTATCCTCAGACGCAAGCCACTATTTCACCTCCACTGCAACCTAAAACCAAAAAGCAGGAAGAAGATCCTAAGATCATG ccaaaaaaggatggaaaaaatttGGAAGTAAATATGAAAGAATGGATTTTGCGATATgctgaacaacaaaatgaagaaaagagtgAGGCTTCTAAAAGTTTAGAAGAGGAAAAATTTGACCCT AATGAAAGGTACTTGCACCTTGCAGCTAAACTTCTGGATGCAAAGGAGCAGGCAGCTACGTTTAAACTAGAAAAGAACAAGCAAGGCCAAAAAGAGACTCaggagaaaataaggaaatttcAAAGAg aaatggAAACTTTACAAGATCATCCAGTATTCAATCCAGCCATAAAGATTTCACACcaacagaatgaaagaaagaagcctCCTGTAGTCACAGAAGGAGAAAGTGCTTTGAactttaatttatttgaaaagtctACAGCTGCTCCTGAAGAAGAAAGAG agaaaaagaaagaacctcATGATGTAAGAAATTTTGACTATACTGCTCGAAGCTGGACTGGAAAATCTCCCAAACAATTTCTGATCgattgggtcaggaagaatcttCCCAAGAGTCCAAATCCTTCCTTTGAAAAAGTTGCAGTAGGTAGATACTGGAAATGTAG GGTGAGGGTAATCAAGTCTGAAGATGATGTCCTGGTTGTGTGCCCCACGATCTTAACAGAGGATGGTATGCAGGCTCAGCACCTGGGAGCTACTTTAGCTCTTTATCGTTTAGTGAAAGGTCAG tcAGTTCATCAGTTGCTTCCTCCTACTTACCGAGATGTTTGGCTAGAGTGGAGTGATgcggaaaagaaaaaggaagaattaaataaaatggaaaccaaTAAACCACGTGACCTTTTTATTGCCAAACTTCTGAATAAactgaaacagcagcagcaacagcaacaacagcattctgaaaataagagagaaaactcTGAAGATCCTGAGGAATCTTGGGAAAATTTAGTTTCTGATGAGGATTTTTCTGCACTGTCCTTGGAATCGGAAAAGGTGGAAGATTTGGAACCTGTTAGAAACCTCTTTAGAAAGTTGCAAAGCACACCTAAGTACCAGAGACTTCTAAAGGAAAGGCAACAGTTGCCTGTGTTTAAACACAGGAGTTCAATTGTTGAAACTCTTAAAAGGCACCGGGTTGTGGTTGTGGCAGGTGAAACAGGGAGTGGTAAAAGTACTCAGGTGCCACATTTTCTCTTAGAAGATCTGCTTCTGAATGAGTGGGGAGCAACTAAATGTAACATCGTCTGCACCCAGCCCCGAAGAATCTCAGCAGTGAGTTTAGCCACAAGAGTGTGTGATGAATTGGGCTGTGAAAATGGACCTGGAGGAAAG AATTCTTTGTGTGGATATCAGATCCGGATGGAGTCTCGCGCTAGTGAATCTACCAGGTTACTCTATTGTACAACAGGGGTTTTGCTAAGAAAACTTCAAGAAGATGGTCTCCTAACAAATGTGTCTCATGTTATTGTAGATGAG GTTCATGAGAGAAGTGTCCAGTCAGACTTCCTACTAATTATCTTGAAGGAAATTTTACAGAAACGTTCTGATTTACATTTGATTCTCATGAGTGCCACTGTAGACAGTGAAAAGTTTTCTACCTATTTCACACACTGCCCTATTCTGAGAATTTCAGGAAGAAGTTATCCTGTTGAG GTTTTTCATCTTGAAGATATAATAGAGGAAACAGGCTTTGTACTGGAGAAAGACTCAGAATATTGTCAGAAATttctggaggaggaagaagaaataacCATTAATGTTACAACCAAAGCAGGGGGAATAAAAAAGTATCAg GAATATATCCCAGTTCAGACTGGAACAAGTGCTGATTTAAATCCATTTTACCAAAAGTATAGCAGTCGCACTCAGCATGCTATTCTCTACATGAATCCTCATAAAATCAACCTGGACCTCATTTTGGAACTTCTTATATATTTAG acaGAAGTCCTCAGTTCAAAAATGTTGAAGGAGCAGTACTGATCTTTTTACCAGGCCTTGCTCATATTCAACAGTTGTATGATCTCTTATCAACTGACAGAAGATTTTTTTCAGAACG ATATAAAGTGATAGCTCTGCATTCTATTCTTTCAACTCAAGATCAAGCTGCAGCATTCACACTTCCTCCTCAAGGAGTCAGGAAG ATTGTTTTGGCGACAAATATTGCAGAGACAGGTATCACTATTCCAGATGTTGTATTTGTGATTGATACTGGAAGAACGAAAGAAAATAA GTACCATGAGAGCAGTCAGATGAGTTCTTTGGTcgagacatttgtcagcaaagccagtgctctgcagCGCCAGGGGAGAGCTGGGCGGGTCAGAGATGGCTTCTGTTTCCGCATGTACACAAGAGAAAG atttgaAGGCTTTATGGACTATTCTGTCCCTGAAATCTTGCGCGTGCCTTTGGAGGAATTATGTCTTCATATTATG AAATGCAATCTTGGTTCTCCTGAAGATTTCCTCTCTAAAGCTTTAGATCCTCCTCAACTTCAAGTAATCAGCAATGCAATGAATTTACTCCGAAAAATTGGAGCTTGTGAACTAAATGAGCCTAAACTGACTCCACTGGGCCAACACCTTGCAGCTCTGCCTGTGAATGTCAAGATTGGCAAGATGCTTATTTTTGGCGCCATTTTTGGCTGCCTGGATCCAGTG GCAACATTAGCTGCAGTTATGACAGAGAAGTCTCCTTTTACCACACCAATTGGTCGAAAAGATGAAGCAGATCTTGCAAAATCAGCCTTGGCCATGGCAGATTCAGATCATCTGACGATCTACAATGCATACCTGGG GTGGAAAAAAGCACGGCAGGAAGGAGGCTATCGTTCTGAAATAGCATATTGCCGGAAGAACTTTCTTAATAGAACATCACTGTTAACCCTAGAG GATGTAAAGCAGGAGTTAATCAAGTTGGTTAAAGCAGCAGGATTTTTATCATCCACAACTTCTAATAGCTTCGAAGGAAACAGAGCCACACAGaccctttccttccaagaaattgCCCTTCTTAAAGCTGTACTTACTGCTGGACTGTATGACAACGTGGGGAAGATAATCTATACAAAATCAGTTGATATTACAGAAAAATTGGCTTGCATTGTGGAGACAGCCCAAGGCAAAGCACAAGTACATCCATCCTCAGTAAATCGAGATTTGCAGATATATGGATGGCTTTTATACCAGGAGAAG